A DNA window from Cydia pomonella isolate Wapato2018A chromosome 18, ilCydPomo1, whole genome shotgun sequence contains the following coding sequences:
- the LOC133527524 gene encoding esterase E4-like: protein MILRNTLKNVLCCLGIIILVIETCHSDNSVEVTIKQGMLSGTLDKTLLKKRIYYGFRGIPYAEPPIGALRFLPSKPHQGWEGTYQSHTIKPTCTQFNSRSRNGEPMGLSGSEDCLHLSVFTPSLQGPIPVVVFDYNDNFRTGFNSTDTYSPDFFLEEDVIVVTINHRLDIFGYLTTNDEVIPPNAGLKDFILALEWIKENIEQFGGDPKRVTLMGSRGGAALIHILLFSEKAKGLFSSVIMQSGTALEPVYFPNNSRNKAFKLGEEFNIKTDDSQTLLEELQKIDAEELFYKLVNLLDDEDITERQMSIFPFAPIVEIDNPDAVLTSLPDNSNNISDVPILIGFNSREGLDLAFHYISSPRLVELTQDFFIHFPIRSGFRFNRNSTVFQKMEQEIKEFYFQDDYFHVGNILEYAIYVGDVLHNYALDYTVAKLADQLSSPLYYYMFDFKGALNENSLHISRKALNTVQNWGATVGDELCYLHVCTRIKKNYESLTKLVSEQAEIKLLRKMVRMWTNFVKTSNPTPDVKDDTLKKITWTPVNKDSKQKQYLHITKTPRMKNSPLGERAAFWDSFLKKYSAMAVEGVVTDPEPTHEEL, encoded by the exons ATGATACTGAGAAATACATTGAAAAATGTGCTGTGTTGCTTAggtattataatattagttataGAAACATGTCACAGTGATAATAGTGTTGAAGTGACTATAAAACAAGGAATGTTGTCAGGGACGTTggataaaactttattaaagAAAAGAATTTACTATGGCTTCAGGGGTATACCTTATGCTGAACCGCCAATAGGAGCGCTAAGGTTTTTG CCTTCAAAACCACATCAAGGTTGGGAAGGCACTTATCAAAGCCACACGATCAAGCCAACATGCACGCAGTTCAACTCACGAAGCCGCAACGGCGAACCCATGGGCCTCTCCGGATCCGAAGACTGTCTCCACCTCAGCGTCTTCACACCCTCCCTTCAAGGCCCCATACCAGTTGTCGTCTTCGATTACAACGACAACTTTAGAACCGGTTTCAACAGCACTGATACTTACTCCCCTGACTTTTTCTTAGAAGAAGATGTCATAGTCGTGACGATCAACCATCGCTTGGATATCTTTGGATACCTAACTACTAATGACGAAGTTATCCCTCCTAATGCTGGCTTGAAAGACTTTATCTTGGCTCTGGAATGGATCAAAGAGAATATTGAGCAATTTGGTGGAGACCCGAAGAGAGTGACGTTAATGGGAAGCAGAGGAGGAGCTGCGTTGATACACATATTATTGTTTTCTGAGAAAGCTAAAGGCTTGTTTTCAAGTGTGATAATGCAAAGTGGTACAGCGTTAGAGCCTGTTTACTTTCCTAATAATTCGAGGAATAAAGCTTTCAAGCTTGGCGAAGAATTTAATATCAAGACTGATGACAGTCAAACTTTGCTGGAAGAACTACAAAAAATAGACGCTGAGGAGTTGTTTTATAAACTAGTGAACCTTCTTGACGATGAAGATATAACTGAACGGCAAATGTCTATTTTTCCATTTGCACCTATTGTTGAGATTGATAATCCTGACGCCGTTCTCACGTCTCTACCAGATAACTCCAACAATATCAGTGATGTGCCAATCCTGATTGGTTTTAATTCTAGAGAAGGCTTAGATTTAGCGTTCCACTATATATCCTCGCCGCGTCTTGTGGAACTAACCCAAGACTTCTTCATTCACTTTCCAATAAGATCCGGGTTCAGATTTAATCGCAACAGTACTGTGTTCCAAAAAATGGAGCAAGAAATAAAGGAATTTTATTTCCAAGATGATTATTTTCATGTTGGGAATATTTTGGAATATGCAATTTATGTTGGGGATGTACTGCACAACTACGCATTAGACTATACTGTAGCAAAACTTGCGGATCAGTTATCTTCTCCGTTGTATTACTACATGTTCGATTTTAAGGGGGCGTTGAATGAGAACAGCTTGCACATATCCAGAAAAGCCCTTAACACCGTACAGAACTGGGGTGCAACTGTGGGAGACGAGCTTTGTTACCTGCATGTTTGTACTCGGATTAAGAAGAATTATGAATCACTCACGAAACTTGTCAGCGAGCAAGCTGAGATAAAGCTTCTGAGAAAGATGGTGCGAATGTGGACCAATTTTGTCAAAACTAG CAACCCTACACCCGATGTGAAAGACGACAccttgaaaaaaataacatggaCTCCAGTCAACAAGGActctaaacaaaaacaatacttgcACATAACTAAAACCCCACGAATGAAAAATAGTCCTCTTGGCGAACGAGCTGCCTTCTGGGACAGCTTCCTCAAGAAGTACTCTGCAATGGCCGTCGAAGGTGTTGTCACAGATCCTGAACCAACCCATGAAGAATTATAA